Proteins encoded by one window of Nitrospira sp.:
- the otsB gene encoding trehalose-phosphatase has translation MMYLLSPEGREAMRALAGRPMLYAFDFDGTLAKISPDRESVKLTRSIHEWLVELAKRAPCAVISGRALSDLAPRVNGAVPYLIGNHGLESPLTPSVTLLWADGICAGWRAAIKGELAPQLADLGIDVEDKRYSLTLHYREHEDQDRVRLAVLALLTQLSPAPRLVIGKQSINLLPPGKGGKGGAALALMRHLRQSGFFFIGDDETDEDVFGLTEGLVMGVRVGLHAGSRAKLYIKHQGEIEDVLRFLIHRLDRTPEQGQHADRPAMIHHKEAEHDG, from the coding sequence ATGATGTATTTGCTCTCGCCTGAGGGACGGGAAGCGATGAGAGCCCTCGCTGGCCGGCCGATGCTCTACGCCTTCGATTTTGACGGGACGCTGGCCAAGATTTCTCCGGACCGCGAGTCGGTCAAACTCACCCGCTCGATCCATGAATGGCTGGTGGAATTGGCCAAGCGCGCTCCCTGCGCCGTGATCTCGGGACGGGCCCTCAGCGATTTGGCGCCGCGAGTGAACGGGGCCGTTCCGTATCTGATCGGCAACCACGGGTTGGAAAGTCCGTTGACGCCATCGGTGACGCTCCTGTGGGCCGATGGGATCTGTGCCGGGTGGAGAGCGGCGATCAAGGGGGAGTTGGCCCCGCAGTTGGCCGATCTCGGCATTGATGTGGAGGACAAGCGGTATTCACTGACGTTGCACTATCGGGAACATGAAGACCAGGACCGCGTCCGTCTGGCTGTGCTGGCGCTGCTGACTCAGCTGAGCCCGGCTCCTCGTCTGGTCATCGGGAAACAATCGATCAATCTCTTGCCTCCGGGGAAGGGAGGCAAGGGGGGGGCGGCCCTCGCATTGATGCGGCATCTTCGCCAGTCTGGCTTCTTCTTCATCGGAGATGACGAGACGGACGAGGATGTGTTTGGACTGACGGAGGGGCTGGTTATGGGTGTGCGAGTCGGGCTGCACGCCGGGTCCCGCGCGAAGTTGTATATCAAGCATCAAGGGGAGATCGAAGATGTCCTGCGGTTCCTGATTCATCGCCTGGATCGGACACCGGAACAGGGCCAGCACGCTGATCGACCGGCGATGATTCACCACAAGGAAGCGGAACATGACGGCTAA
- a CDS encoding glycosyltransferase family 4 protein, with the protein MRIAQVSPLWESVPPKLYGGTERIVSYVTEELVRLGHDVTLFASGDSRTAARLEAICPQALRLNTGIFNRDAPMIMLQERAMGAAGDFDVIHSHLDFLGFPLARRNAVPVVTTLHGRLDLPELEPVFQEYAEMPLVSISGAQRIPLPRANWQATIHHGLPRGLYSFHPQPEGYLAFLGRISPEKRPDHAIALAKRTGLPLRIAAKVDPADEQYYRKEIEPLLDHPLIEFLGEISDAEKNDFVGNALALVCPYDWPEPFGLVLIEALACGTPVLAYRRGSIPEVIDHEVTGFVCETPTEMAEAVGRLPLIDRRRCRSAFEERFTADRMARDYVALFERLIAQKSAQVSPRTSSKTSRQPIEDPSSGRRSDGSLRIAGGRHA; encoded by the coding sequence ATGAGAATCGCGCAAGTCTCTCCGCTGTGGGAAAGCGTCCCCCCAAAATTGTACGGCGGAACGGAACGAATCGTGTCGTATGTCACGGAGGAGCTGGTGCGACTGGGACACGACGTGACGCTGTTCGCCAGCGGAGACTCCCGGACGGCCGCGCGCCTGGAAGCGATCTGTCCGCAGGCGCTGCGCCTGAACACGGGCATCTTCAACCGGGATGCCCCGATGATTATGCTGCAAGAGCGTGCTATGGGCGCGGCGGGCGACTTTGACGTGATCCACTCGCACTTGGATTTCCTGGGCTTTCCCTTGGCCAGAAGAAATGCTGTGCCAGTCGTGACCACCCTCCACGGGCGTCTCGATCTGCCGGAACTGGAGCCGGTGTTTCAAGAATATGCTGAGATGCCGCTGGTCTCAATTTCGGGTGCGCAGCGCATACCGCTGCCCCGGGCGAACTGGCAGGCGACGATACATCACGGGCTGCCGCGCGGCCTGTATTCGTTCCATCCGCAACCGGAAGGATATCTGGCGTTTCTCGGGCGTATTTCTCCTGAGAAGCGGCCAGACCATGCCATCGCGCTGGCCAAGCGGACCGGGCTTCCGTTGCGCATCGCCGCCAAGGTCGATCCCGCAGACGAGCAGTACTACCGCAAAGAGATCGAGCCGTTGCTCGACCATCCGCTCATTGAATTCCTTGGCGAGATTTCAGATGCGGAGAAAAATGACTTTGTCGGGAATGCCCTGGCGCTCGTCTGCCCCTACGACTGGCCGGAACCCTTTGGGCTGGTGTTGATCGAAGCGCTTGCATGCGGCACGCCGGTGTTGGCCTACCGGCGGGGATCGATCCCCGAAGTCATTGATCACGAAGTCACGGGCTTTGTGTGTGAGACACCGACGGAGATGGCGGAAGCAGTCGGGCGGCTCCCACTGATCGACCGGCGGCGTTGCCGGTCGGCATTTGAGGAACGGTTTACCGCCGATCGCATGGCGCGGGATTACGTCGCGCTGTTTGAGCGCTTGATTGCACAGAAATCCGCACAGGTTTCGCCGCGCACCAGTTCGAAGACCTCACGGCAGCCCATTGAGGATCCCTCCTCAGGGCGGCGTTCCGACGGGTCCTTGCGCATCGCCGGAGGCCGGCATGCCTGA
- a CDS encoding MFS transporter, whose amino-acid sequence MPDEFTEKVDAGPAQGTSRGWELLRTRDFGFLFAGQTISQIGDSLNKVALLWFVYELTGSALKMTVVGLLQTLPPLLFGALIGVYLDRVRKKPVMIGVDLLRTLLILLIPLLHLAGALTLERLYALVFVNGIVSTIFGPALASAVPLIVPKDRLVAANALMQSTTNIGLLVGPVISGVGIAMVGAQNVLYADAATFLLSALCILPIRINEALPCVNGERRGWTDGVGQDLLAGFRFVFVEQKTVLLLMLTAALYSVGVSAFVFLLPVVAKEVLGMGPMELGWLWSSLGVGMLIASLWLTSTTHGNVSRRLRLMAGALAVGGFAVGALNIFQAPLVAGALIAVIGGSTALFTPLVWTMLQELTPAHMLGRVFTSFATGGMAASMAGMAGFGWAADVMGPGVSLAGISLILLTTAVMAGVFSRHKPSAPSVTAAHGSGTFSPQPVAAS is encoded by the coding sequence ATGCCTGATGAATTCACCGAGAAGGTGGATGCCGGCCCCGCTCAGGGCACCTCCCGCGGTTGGGAGTTGCTCAGAACCAGGGACTTCGGTTTCCTGTTCGCCGGCCAGACGATCTCTCAGATCGGCGACAGCCTGAACAAAGTGGCGCTGCTCTGGTTTGTGTACGAGCTGACCGGCTCGGCCCTCAAGATGACGGTTGTCGGCCTGCTCCAGACGCTGCCGCCGCTACTCTTCGGGGCGCTGATCGGTGTGTATCTGGACCGCGTCAGAAAGAAGCCGGTAATGATTGGGGTCGATCTGCTGCGGACCCTGCTGATCCTGCTTATCCCCTTACTCCACTTGGCAGGCGCCTTGACACTGGAGCGGCTCTATGCCCTGGTGTTCGTCAACGGGATCGTCTCAACCATCTTCGGCCCGGCTTTGGCCTCCGCCGTCCCGTTGATTGTGCCCAAAGACCGGCTTGTCGCCGCCAATGCCTTGATGCAATCGACGACCAATATCGGGCTGCTGGTGGGGCCTGTGATTAGCGGGGTCGGGATTGCGATGGTGGGAGCCCAAAACGTGCTATATGCGGATGCGGCCACATTTTTGCTCTCCGCGCTGTGCATATTGCCCATCAGAATTAACGAAGCACTTCCCTGCGTGAACGGGGAGAGAAGAGGCTGGACAGACGGTGTGGGGCAGGACCTCCTTGCCGGGTTTCGCTTCGTGTTTGTTGAACAGAAGACGGTCCTGCTGTTGATGCTGACCGCAGCACTGTACAGTGTGGGAGTCAGCGCGTTCGTCTTCCTGCTTCCTGTCGTCGCGAAAGAGGTGCTGGGAATGGGGCCGATGGAGCTGGGCTGGCTTTGGTCATCGCTCGGGGTCGGGATGTTGATTGCCTCGCTCTGGCTCACGTCCACTACGCATGGGAATGTGTCCCGGCGGCTGCGCCTCATGGCGGGAGCCTTGGCTGTCGGCGGATTTGCCGTCGGTGCGCTCAATATTTTTCAGGCCCCCCTGGTGGCAGGCGCTTTGATTGCGGTGATCGGAGGCAGCACTGCTTTGTTTACTCCGCTCGTCTGGACTATGCTCCAAGAGCTGACGCCCGCCCATATGCTGGGTCGTGTGTTTACGAGTTTCGCGACCGGCGGGATGGCCGCGTCGATGGCCGGAATGGCGGGGTTCGGATGGGCCGCCGACGTCATGGGGCCAGGCGTCAGTCTCGCAGGCATCAGTTTGATTCTGTTGACGACTGCGGTGATGGCGGGAGTGTTCAGCCGACACAAGCCGTCTGCGCCGAGTGTGACGGCGGCTCACGGGTCCGGGACCTTCTCGCCCCAACCGGTCGCGGCCTCCTGA
- a CDS encoding BON domain-containing protein, which yields MLAGTAWPEQSDKEKGPDKSPAQLHNTGPSQPPVETQPAPPKLSGETKPQPRVTPPAKADAQPEHDVKEKETSKRPVGSLILTVKLALLADSRLFHYELDAEEDEQAITLTGRVSSEEEKIIASDVARLVPGVKAVANKLEVSKDLSRALVRKLDDNITVLVKERFAKSATLKTANFDVKTDEGIVSLSGVVRFQVIVLEAAEAARHVPGVRAVKTEKVRLEGEG from the coding sequence GTGCTAGCCGGCACCGCGTGGCCGGAGCAGTCCGACAAAGAAAAGGGACCTGACAAATCTCCCGCTCAGCTGCATAATACCGGGCCGTCTCAGCCTCCTGTTGAAACCCAGCCTGCTCCCCCCAAACTTTCCGGTGAAACCAAACCGCAACCCCGCGTCACCCCTCCCGCGAAGGCCGACGCTCAGCCGGAGCACGATGTCAAGGAGAAAGAAACCTCCAAGAGACCGGTAGGGTCCCTTATTCTTACGGTCAAACTCGCGTTGCTGGCCGATTCCAGGCTGTTCCACTATGAGCTCGATGCCGAGGAGGATGAGCAGGCAATCACGCTGACCGGGCGCGTCTCAAGCGAGGAGGAGAAAATCATCGCCTCGGATGTTGCCCGCTTGGTTCCGGGAGTCAAAGCGGTCGCCAACAAGCTTGAGGTGTCTAAGGACCTTTCACGGGCGCTGGTCAGGAAGCTGGACGACAATATTACCGTCCTTGTCAAAGAGCGGTTCGCGAAAAGCGCCACGCTGAAAACGGCGAACTTCGACGTGAAAACCGATGAAGGCATCGTGTCGCTGAGCGGGGTTGTGCGCTTTCAGGTCATTGTTCTTGAAGCGGCTGAGGCGGCCCGGCACGTGCCGGGAGTCAGGGCCGTCAAGACAGAGAAAGTGCGGCTGGAGGGTGAAGGCTAA
- a CDS encoding MFS transporter yields the protein MPGRLGPAPSTAPARLLTHRPLLLTRDFGLVWSGQLISQIGDGISKLALLWFVYAITGSPLKTSIIGLLQTIPPIVLGPVIGVYVDRLPKKLLLIVSDLLRALLIGLIPCLIPVESFTVTVLYALVLLHAIATAVFGPALTAAIPAIVPKTQFTAANALLQGTTSLGIIFGPALSGLGIAAYGSQEVLCLNAATYMVSAGFLLFVRFADPLPKGLPAVASTTLLEDLREGLRYSIVSQPLILFLTATAALYTFGTSALTALFPVFARKLLDLGPVEVGYLWSTLGVGLLFTSVGLLRITDWTLKERMRLIVATSVLSGVAICALTVTPDPYQAGFLMAVIGSGMGAFTPIAWGVIQELAPSHMLGRILGLYGTGAMIAAIIGISAFGWIAERQGPETGLLGIGMVLLVTGLVAERMTRRSATHQGNGS from the coding sequence ATGCCGGGCCGTCTCGGCCCTGCGCCATCCACCGCTCCCGCTCGTCTCCTTACGCATCGTCCCTTGCTGCTGACCCGCGATTTCGGACTGGTCTGGTCCGGACAGCTGATCTCTCAAATCGGCGACGGCATTTCCAAGCTGGCCCTCTTGTGGTTCGTTTACGCGATCACCGGCTCGCCGCTCAAAACTTCCATCATCGGTCTCCTCCAGACCATCCCGCCGATCGTCCTGGGTCCGGTCATCGGCGTGTATGTGGACCGGCTGCCGAAAAAGCTCCTCCTCATCGTCAGTGATCTGCTTCGCGCGTTGTTGATCGGGCTGATTCCTTGTCTCATCCCGGTTGAGTCGTTTACGGTCACCGTGCTCTACGCGCTGGTTCTGCTGCATGCCATTGCAACCGCCGTGTTCGGCCCCGCGCTCACGGCCGCGATACCAGCCATCGTGCCCAAGACGCAATTTACCGCAGCCAATGCGCTTCTGCAGGGCACCACCAGTCTCGGGATCATCTTCGGTCCGGCGCTTAGCGGGCTGGGGATCGCAGCCTATGGATCGCAGGAAGTCCTCTGCTTGAACGCTGCGACCTACATGGTGTCGGCGGGCTTCCTGCTGTTCGTGCGTTTCGCCGATCCTCTTCCGAAAGGACTCCCTGCGGTTGCATCGACGACCCTGCTGGAGGATCTACGCGAGGGGCTGCGCTACAGCATCGTGAGCCAGCCGCTCATTCTGTTCTTGACCGCGACGGCGGCGCTGTATACCTTCGGCACCAGTGCCCTGACGGCGCTCTTTCCCGTGTTCGCCAGAAAACTGCTCGACTTAGGTCCGGTCGAGGTCGGCTATCTGTGGTCGACGTTAGGCGTGGGTTTGCTGTTCACGTCGGTCGGGCTCCTGCGGATCACAGACTGGACGCTCAAGGAACGGATGCGGCTGATTGTCGCCACAAGTGTCTTGAGCGGCGTTGCCATCTGTGCGCTGACCGTGACGCCCGATCCATACCAGGCCGGTTTCTTAATGGCCGTGATCGGCAGCGGGATGGGCGCGTTCACGCCGATTGCCTGGGGCGTCATTCAGGAACTCGCCCCCAGCCATATGCTCGGCCGGATACTAGGGCTATACGGAACCGGCGCCATGATCGCTGCCATCATCGGCATTTCCGCATTCGGATGGATCGCCGAACGGCAGGGTCCTGAAACCGGCCTTCTTGGAATCGGCATGGTGCTGCTTGTGACCGGACTGGTCGCCGAACGGATGACTCGCAGAAGTGCGACGCACCAAGGGAATGGTTCATGA
- a CDS encoding amylo-alpha-1,6-glucosidase translates to MNDVIRWNDNFYIRASSSMADDRVEVLKQGETFAVFDRCGDIRPILPGPQGLYHEGTRFLSRFEFSIGDQRPLLLSAAVREDNALLTVDLTNPDMIRDGRPPLPRGAVHLRRMKFLWQGTCYERLCVHNYSLAEIPLTLSFAFDADYADLFEARGRQRTHRGHRLDTVQTGDGLVLAYEGLDHRVRRTYVRCTPVPAQVTPDCFVLDAQLAPDADAIWDLTIACEIEPRRPQAFLSYEQARVAADHTLQEAASRDCHIYTSNEQFNHWLNRSAADLHMLISETPEGLYPYAGVPWFSAPFGRDGIITALEFLWVNPGVARGVLAYLASTQATEVRPEQDAEVGKILHETRGGEMAALGEIPFGRYYGSVDATPLFIILAGAYYERTGDRTFVQALWPNIQLALHWIAQYGDPAGTGFVTYDRRSSNGLVHQGWKDSHDSVFHADGTFASGPIALCEVQAYVYQAKRKAADLARLVGEVHQAETLLREAESLRERFEGAFWCEELGSYALALDGHGRPCRVRSSNPGHCLFGGIAGPERGLRVARSLLADEFFSGWGIRTLATSERRYNPMSYHNGSVWPHDNALIAGGMAAYGYKEGVIKILAGLFDASLFLTLHRMPELFCGFARRSGESPTLYPTACAPQAWAAAAGFSILQSCLGLQIDGARRRICFDRPVLPPFLERVEIRNLSVGSAHVDLILERHQEDTIMTVARRDGDVEISVAK, encoded by the coding sequence ATGAACGACGTCATCCGCTGGAATGACAACTTCTACATTCGCGCATCGTCCTCGATGGCCGACGACCGCGTGGAGGTCCTCAAGCAGGGGGAGACGTTTGCCGTCTTCGATCGGTGCGGCGATATTCGCCCGATTCTCCCCGGTCCGCAAGGCCTCTACCATGAAGGGACGCGCTTCCTGTCCCGCTTCGAATTCTCGATCGGAGACCAACGCCCGTTGCTCTTGAGTGCGGCGGTAAGGGAGGACAATGCGCTCCTCACGGTCGATCTCACCAACCCGGACATGATCCGGGATGGACGGCCCCCATTGCCTCGCGGGGCGGTTCACCTCCGCCGAATGAAGTTCCTCTGGCAGGGAACCTGCTACGAGCGCCTCTGCGTGCATAATTACAGCCTCGCGGAAATTCCATTGACGCTCTCATTCGCCTTTGATGCCGACTATGCGGATCTGTTCGAAGCGCGAGGCCGCCAACGGACGCATCGGGGCCACCGCCTAGACACAGTTCAGACAGGCGACGGACTTGTGCTGGCGTATGAAGGACTGGACCACAGGGTCCGTCGTACCTATGTGCGTTGCACACCGGTCCCTGCGCAAGTGACACCGGATTGTTTCGTTCTCGACGCGCAGCTGGCACCCGATGCCGATGCCATATGGGATCTCACCATCGCCTGTGAAATCGAGCCGCGCCGGCCGCAGGCGTTCCTCTCCTATGAGCAGGCCCGCGTCGCGGCGGATCACACACTGCAAGAGGCCGCGTCTCGTGACTGCCACATCTATACCTCGAATGAGCAGTTCAACCACTGGCTGAATCGATCAGCCGCCGATCTCCACATGCTGATTTCGGAAACCCCGGAAGGCCTCTATCCCTATGCCGGCGTGCCCTGGTTCAGCGCCCCATTCGGTCGGGACGGGATCATCACCGCATTGGAGTTTCTCTGGGTGAACCCGGGCGTCGCCCGAGGCGTCCTGGCCTACCTCGCCTCCACCCAAGCAACGGAGGTGCGTCCGGAACAGGATGCGGAGGTCGGAAAAATCCTGCATGAGACGCGCGGCGGGGAAATGGCTGCGTTAGGGGAAATTCCGTTCGGTCGCTACTATGGCAGCGTGGATGCCACGCCGCTATTCATCATTCTGGCCGGTGCCTACTATGAACGGACCGGCGATCGGACATTCGTGCAAGCCCTCTGGCCGAACATTCAACTCGCCTTGCATTGGATCGCGCAGTATGGCGATCCAGCCGGGACTGGATTTGTCACGTATGATCGCCGGTCTTCCAACGGACTGGTGCACCAGGGGTGGAAGGATTCCCACGATTCTGTGTTCCACGCGGACGGCACTTTCGCAAGCGGACCGATTGCGCTCTGCGAGGTTCAGGCCTATGTCTATCAAGCCAAGAGGAAGGCGGCGGATTTGGCGCGTCTCGTCGGGGAGGTCCATCAAGCCGAGACGTTGCTGAGGGAAGCTGAATCTCTCCGCGAGCGGTTTGAGGGCGCTTTCTGGTGTGAGGAGCTCGGCTCCTATGCGCTGGCTCTGGATGGGCACGGCCGACCCTGCCGCGTTCGCTCATCCAATCCCGGCCATTGCCTGTTTGGCGGGATCGCGGGACCTGAACGAGGATTGCGCGTCGCACGATCCTTGCTCGCCGACGAATTCTTCAGCGGCTGGGGCATCCGGACGCTCGCGACATCGGAACGGCGGTACAACCCCATGTCTTACCACAACGGGTCGGTGTGGCCTCACGATAATGCTCTCATTGCTGGCGGTATGGCTGCGTATGGGTACAAAGAGGGCGTCATCAAGATTCTCGCCGGGCTCTTCGATGCCAGCCTGTTCCTTACGCTCCATCGAATGCCGGAGCTCTTTTGCGGGTTTGCCCGGCGCTCCGGAGAAAGCCCGACCCTCTATCCGACTGCCTGTGCTCCCCAGGCCTGGGCCGCCGCCGCCGGATTTTCCATCCTGCAATCCTGCCTGGGCCTGCAGATCGACGGCGCGCGCCGCCGGATCTGTTTCGACCGTCCGGTACTTCCCCCGTTTCTGGAGCGGGTCGAGATCCGAAACCTCTCGGTCGGAAGCGCGCACGTCGACCTGATTCTGGAACGGCATCAGGAAGACACGATCATGACCGTCGCCAGGCGCGACGGCGATGTAGAGATCTCGGTGGCGAAGTAG
- a CDS encoding AsmA-like C-terminal domain-containing protein encodes MSMPLIPRWVFVAAVLIASVPCATLFLNHSVVKGVIVERLKTDTGIEITDLRIRLFPRLVIEFSNLVMRDDRQPDATVRVRQGSLTLRVLPLLRKQVAVVKVVAVEPQFVLRRDREGGWHVPLAGEPAPAAPGREGGFRLRWLLPDLQLTGGSILIVDEQGRETPHELRIQNVKGELDSDFLRTEAELALTGEVDEAGAPAAMTLAGTLSMEALSASSAIFDADRPPVRFEGSITIDRFDLAPWIHVPDRPGSREERPWHADLSARVLVMPGGAGYDTEISHVEARMDWVVVRGQGRIQDLGAEHPAYSATLSTSLVGLETALRLVPSAWIPPSVRSAASEHELTGTLELVSATLSGRMDRPEQGDWKGVAKLSQGGGLFGPDRTPVRNLSGTVFFGPARVDAMNLAGGVGALQVSDGTLALSHLDVQPALDLQLTGTGKMRALFELLRAFSGTAAGVTALNAIADPKGDVQVSIHIAGPLAPVPHIDLVRAEMTVHDFGARLPEWNLSAEHLDGTVGITPGFIELKHVRGSVGAILFDAQGAVQLGATPRFEDVTVEMSSEGAELRRFLSAKLSVASDVLLEGPTHATVHLSGPVSSPGWKGRIDMTELEVVVPPAIRKHRGVAAALEIEGTLIKGNRLAARRLALVLPLARVEGQADLRLGNRPDFTVRVKVSPLPLARLAEGFTIPPGTEGVFQGAITVTGRGLNWRSWTSSGFVELHQGAITIDGLRDRLREVSLRAQAAGRDAMIERVSFKLGDSDVMVRGLVKNWATRPVPTLTVESSRLDFSRLFSDGGTAEPDDGSRDRVRQWAQSGRAEITALVRQARYHRLLFTMLSGHLHVGEGKAEFAHLIGETPQGNLSGRIVATIRPRMPIEIEAEMKIDGMPVHQILSIIDPEAEPLRGLLSLTGGLHGTLSSAAPFLGTLNSRGPLTLRLDKGRVLHGTVLPKVLKVLNLPALLKGKVDLDHDGIPFDSVTATVTVLDGVLTSRNIVFDSPLVKITGAGTLDLPADELDLAIAVSPLGAYSDLIGKIPLFGRLLAGDRPGLSTALFEVKGPRSDPDIRYLPLESIAKGLTGYPRLAIDVLTNVFTLPGKLLSPDAP; translated from the coding sequence ATGTCAATGCCGCTCATTCCACGCTGGGTGTTTGTTGCCGCCGTATTGATCGCATCCGTTCCTTGCGCAACCCTCTTCCTCAATCATTCGGTCGTGAAAGGAGTAATCGTAGAACGTCTGAAGACCGATACTGGGATCGAGATCACCGATCTTCGCATCCGCCTCTTCCCGAGGCTCGTGATTGAATTCTCGAATTTGGTAATGCGGGACGATCGGCAGCCGGATGCGACCGTTCGCGTCCGTCAGGGCTCGCTTACGTTGCGTGTCCTACCCTTGCTGAGAAAGCAGGTCGCCGTCGTCAAAGTCGTCGCGGTCGAACCACAGTTCGTCCTCCGGAGGGATCGGGAGGGAGGTTGGCATGTTCCACTGGCCGGCGAGCCAGCACCGGCGGCACCCGGCCGCGAAGGGGGATTCCGGTTGCGGTGGCTCCTTCCTGACCTTCAGCTGACCGGAGGGAGCATCCTCATCGTGGACGAGCAGGGGCGGGAGACGCCCCACGAACTGAGAATCCAAAACGTGAAGGGGGAGCTGGACAGCGATTTTCTGCGAACCGAGGCGGAGCTGGCACTCACGGGAGAGGTCGACGAAGCCGGAGCGCCGGCTGCGATGACGCTCGCGGGGACTCTCTCCATGGAGGCGCTCTCCGCATCCTCCGCGATATTCGATGCCGACCGGCCTCCGGTTCGATTCGAGGGCTCCATCACGATTGACCGGTTCGATCTGGCGCCATGGATTCATGTGCCCGACAGGCCTGGTTCGCGCGAGGAACGGCCGTGGCACGCAGACCTGTCTGCCCGGGTTCTCGTCATGCCGGGGGGTGCGGGATATGACACGGAGATATCTCATGTCGAGGCGCGAATGGATTGGGTGGTTGTTCGCGGCCAGGGACGGATTCAGGACCTCGGCGCGGAGCATCCCGCCTATTCGGCAACCCTCTCGACGTCGCTGGTCGGGCTTGAGACTGCTCTGCGGCTGGTTCCGAGCGCGTGGATTCCTCCGAGCGTCCGCTCGGCCGCCAGCGAGCATGAATTGACGGGAACGCTCGAACTTGTATCTGCAACGCTCAGCGGGCGAATGGATCGGCCGGAACAGGGAGACTGGAAAGGGGTAGCCAAGCTCTCGCAGGGAGGCGGGCTGTTCGGACCCGACCGGACGCCCGTCCGGAACCTGTCGGGCACCGTGTTTTTCGGTCCGGCTCGGGTGGATGCGATGAACCTGGCAGGCGGCGTTGGGGCGTTGCAGGTCTCGGACGGCACGCTGGCGCTGTCTCATCTGGATGTGCAGCCGGCTCTCGATCTTCAATTGACCGGCACTGGGAAGATGCGGGCCCTGTTCGAGCTGCTGCGGGCCTTCAGCGGAACCGCCGCCGGCGTGACGGCGTTGAACGCGATTGCGGATCCGAAGGGGGATGTGCAGGTGTCGATCCATATCGCCGGGCCGCTTGCGCCGGTTCCGCACATCGATCTCGTCAGGGCCGAGATGACCGTTCATGATTTTGGCGCGCGTCTTCCGGAGTGGAACCTTTCGGCTGAACATCTTGACGGAACCGTTGGAATTACGCCCGGCTTCATAGAACTCAAGCATGTGCGGGGGAGTGTGGGGGCAATCCTTTTCGATGCTCAAGGCGCCGTGCAGTTGGGAGCGACGCCTCGCTTTGAGGATGTGACTGTGGAGATGTCCTCCGAGGGGGCCGAATTGCGCCGGTTTCTGTCAGCGAAGCTCTCCGTGGCGTCCGATGTCCTGCTGGAGGGACCGACCCATGCGACCGTTCACTTGTCCGGTCCTGTCTCCTCTCCCGGGTGGAAAGGCCGCATCGACATGACCGAGTTGGAGGTCGTGGTGCCGCCCGCAATCAGAAAACATCGCGGCGTGGCCGCGGCGCTGGAAATCGAGGGGACGCTGATAAAGGGCAACCGGCTGGCGGCACGCCGTCTTGCGCTAGTGTTGCCTCTGGCCCGTGTGGAGGGGCAGGCGGATCTGCGCCTGGGAAACCGGCCTGATTTCACCGTGCGTGTGAAGGTGAGCCCTCTTCCGCTCGCCAGACTGGCTGAAGGGTTCACCATACCGCCCGGGACAGAGGGAGTGTTCCAGGGCGCGATCACGGTGACGGGGCGCGGTTTGAATTGGCGCTCGTGGACTTCGTCAGGGTTCGTCGAGCTGCACCAGGGGGCGATCACGATTGACGGCCTGCGGGATCGGTTGCGGGAGGTGTCGCTCCGGGCGCAGGCGGCGGGCCGCGACGCCATGATCGAACGGGTGTCGTTCAAACTCGGGGACAGTGATGTGATGGTGCGGGGACTGGTGAAGAACTGGGCGACGCGTCCGGTACCGACACTCACGGTGGAATCCTCACGCCTCGATTTCAGCAGGCTGTTTTCGGACGGCGGCACGGCAGAGCCCGACGACGGTTCGCGCGATCGAGTTCGGCAATGGGCTCAATCCGGTCGCGCCGAGATCACCGCGCTGGTCAGGCAAGCCCGGTACCATCGGCTGCTGTTCACGATGCTTTCCGGTCATCTTCACGTCGGCGAGGGGAAGGCAGAATTCGCGCATCTGATCGGAGAGACTCCGCAGGGCAATCTCTCCGGGCGGATCGTGGCAACCATCCGGCCTCGAATGCCGATCGAGATCGAGGCCGAGATGAAGATCGACGGGATGCCGGTGCACCAGATCCTTTCGATCATCGACCCGGAGGCGGAGCCTCTCCGGGGGTTGCTCTCGTTGACCGGAGGTCTGCACGGGACGCTGTCCTCAGCCGCTCCCTTTCTCGGCACCTTGAACAGCCGCGGTCCGTTGACGCTGCGTCTCGACAAGGGGCGTGTTCTGCACGGCACGGTGCTGCCCAAAGTGCTGAAGGTCCTGAATCTGCCGGCTCTGCTGAAAGGCAAGGTGGATCTCGATCATGACGGGATCCCGTTCGACTCGGTCACGGCCACCGTCACGGTACTGGACGGAGTATTAACGTCTCGGAACATCGTGTTCGACAGTCCGTTGGTGAAGATCACCGGGGCCGGCACGCTTGATCTTCCGGCGGATGAACTCGATCTGGCCATCGCGGTGAGTCCGCTCGGCGCCTATTCCGATCTGATCGGCAAGATCCCGCTGTTCGGTCGGCTGCTCGCGGGCGATCGCCCCGGATTGTCCACGGCCCTGTTCGAAGTGAAGGGCCCTCGGAGCGATCCCGATATCCGGTATCTTCCGCTTGAGTCCATCGCCAAGGGGCTGACAGGCTATCCCCGCCTGGCCATCGACGTGCTGACGAACGTGTTCACGCTTCCCGGAAAACTGCTCTCGCCGGACGCGCCATAA